The Nostoc sp. 'Peltigera membranacea cyanobiont' N6 genome contains the following window.
TGTGGTTGTTCAGAAGATGGTCTTTCCACAGGTGGCAGGAATTTTGTTTACTGCCGATCCCGTCACTTCTAATAGGAAGGTGTTATCCATTGATGCCAGCTTTGGACTTGGTGAGGCTATAGTTTCCGGCTTTGTGAATGCTGATATCTATAAAGTGTGTAACGGCAAGGTTATTGATAAAAAGATATCCACTAAGAAACTGGCTATTTACGCCTTAAAAGATGGCGGTACAAAAGAACAGGAGATCGAGCAACAGAGACAGAACAGGCAAGCGCTGACGGATCAGCAGATTGTACAGCTTGAGCGCATAGGCAGAAAGATCGAAGAACATTTCGGCCGCCCCCAGGACATCGAATGGTGTTTGGTTGATGATACATTTTATATTGTCCAGAGTCGGCCAATCACTACTTTATACCCGATCCCGGAAGCGAGCGATCGGGAAAATCACGTCTTTGTTTCTGTCGGTCACAACCAAATGATGACCGATGCCATGAAACCATTGGGATTGTCTTTTTTCCTGTTAATGACCCATGCACCCATGCACACTGCTGGTGGAAGGTTGTTTGTAGATGTTACAGCGACGCTGGCTTCACCTGTCAGTAGAGAAACGGTATTAAACGTCACGTTGGGGAAATCCGATCCGCTCATGAAAGACGCACTTACAACCATCCTAGAGCGGGGAGATTTTATAAAATCGTTACCCGACGATCAGAGTTCCGGCAAAAGCGGTAAAGGTCGATCGCCTGCGGATTTTCAAACCCTAAACGACTACGATCCGGCGATTGTTGCTGATTTGATTCAACAGAGTCAAACCTCGACCGACGCGTTAAAACAAACCATCCAAACAAAATCAGGAGCGGATCTGTTTGATTTTATCCTGGAAGATATCCAGCAATTAAAGAAGACCAACGCTGATTCACAGAGTTTTGGTGTGCTTATGACTGGGATGAATGCTTCCTCCTGGATCAATGAAAAAATGAACGAGTGGTTAGGCGAAAAAAACGCAGCGGATACACTTTCTCAATCAGCACCCAACAATATTACGTCGGAAATGGGTC
Protein-coding sequences here:
- the ppsA gene encoding phosphoenolpyruvate synthase; translated protein: MSSFVLCFQDIDKTKLKLVGGKGANLGELTKIEGIRVPNGFCVSTEAFKRIIGETSSINELLAQLSLLKVEDRDKIGELSGEIRSFIEGITIPQDINEEIARLLSQLGEKNAYAVRSSATAEDLPTASFAGQHDTYLNIIGKEAIYQHISKCWASLFTQRAVIYRLQNGFDHRKVHLSVVVQKMVFPQVAGILFTADPVTSNRKVLSIDASFGLGEAIVSGFVNADIYKVCNGKVIDKKISTKKLAIYALKDGGTKEQEIEQQRQNRQALTDQQIVQLERIGRKIEEHFGRPQDIEWCLVDDTFYIVQSRPITTLYPIPEASDRENHVFVSVGHNQMMTDAMKPLGLSFFLLMTHAPMHTAGGRLFVDVTATLASPVSRETVLNVTLGKSDPLMKDALTTILERGDFIKSLPDDQSSGKSGKGRSPADFQTLNDYDPAIVADLIQQSQTSTDALKQTIQTKSGADLFDFILEDIQQLKKTNADSQSFGVLMTGMNASSWINEKMNEWLGEKNAADTLSQSAPNNITSEMGLALLDVADAIRLYPEVIEYLQQVKEDNFLGELVKLEGGQEAQNAIATFLHKYGMRCVGEIDLTRTRWSENPTTLVPMILSNIKNFEPGESLSRSLPTLSTFAQRVADRRYANTEVVQF